A window of bacterium contains these coding sequences:
- a CDS encoding prepilin-type N-terminal cleavage/methylation domain-containing protein, with protein MTKARGLTLVELVLAIALLAAMAGIALPVAHTMERRARELELRRDLRAMRRAIDEYHYVLQSVPSAKRNATAGDWPEKLDDLVEGLDLGLAKEVKVKFLRRIPRDPLTGKDEWTCRSSKQGPEDDSWDGQNVFDVRSKAEGKGLDGRPYSEW; from the coding sequence GTGACGAAAGCGCGCGGCCTGACGCTCGTGGAGCTCGTCCTCGCCATCGCCCTGCTCGCGGCGATGGCCGGGATCGCGCTTCCCGTGGCGCACACCATGGAACGCCGCGCGCGCGAACTCGAGCTGCGTCGGGACCTGCGGGCGATGCGCCGCGCGATCGACGAGTACCACTACGTGCTGCAGTCGGTGCCGTCGGCGAAGCGGAACGCGACCGCCGGGGACTGGCCGGAGAAGCTGGACGACCTGGTCGAAGGGCTCGATCTCGGCCTGGCCAAGGAGGTCAAGGTGAAGTTCCTGCGGCGGATCCCGCGCGATCCTTTGACCGGCAAGGACGAGTGGACGTGCCGCTCCTCGAAGCAAGGGCCGGAGGATGATTCCTGGGACGGGCAGAACGTCTTCGACGTCCGTTCCAAGGCCGAAGGGAAGGGGCTCGACGGCCGCCCCTACAGCGAATGGTGA
- a CDS encoding MBL fold metallo-hydrolase translates to MIEVVVLGSGSAGNSTLVRRDGRAVLVDAGFSARELKRRLAAVDQPLEGIEAIVVTHEHGDHVRGLEVFARACRATIFATPGTIRCAKSLWELPRLAEIAANQPFDAGPFRATPFAIPHDAAQPVGYVLEADGTRVGYATDLGHVPASVEAALDGCAALVFEANHDREMLINGPYPWETKQRIGSAYGHLSNDHAAAALPALAAEGAAVVLAHLSEKNNNPQLARAAVETALRAAGRARVRLTLAAQGEPAAPIRL, encoded by the coding sequence ATGATCGAGGTCGTCGTCCTCGGCTCCGGCTCGGCGGGGAACAGCACCCTCGTCCGCCGCGACGGCCGAGCGGTGCTCGTGGACGCCGGCTTCTCGGCGCGCGAGCTGAAGCGGCGGCTCGCCGCCGTCGACCAGCCGCTCGAGGGGATCGAGGCGATCGTCGTCACGCACGAGCACGGCGACCACGTGCGCGGCCTCGAGGTCTTCGCGCGCGCCTGCCGGGCGACGATCTTCGCCACGCCCGGGACGATCCGCTGCGCGAAGTCGCTCTGGGAGCTGCCGCGCCTTGCCGAGATCGCGGCGAACCAGCCGTTCGATGCCGGGCCGTTCCGCGCGACGCCGTTCGCGATCCCGCACGACGCCGCGCAGCCGGTCGGCTACGTGCTCGAGGCGGACGGGACGCGCGTCGGCTACGCGACCGACCTCGGCCACGTTCCCGCGTCGGTCGAGGCGGCGCTCGACGGCTGCGCCGCGCTCGTCTTCGAGGCGAACCACGACCGCGAGATGTTGATCAACGGGCCGTACCCGTGGGAGACGAAGCAGCGGATCGGTTCCGCCTACGGCCATCTGTCGAACGACCACGCCGCGGCGGCGCTGCCCGCCCTCGCGGCCGAAGGGGCCGCCGTCGTGCTGGCCCATCTTTCCGAGAAGAACAACAACCCGCAGTTGGCCCGCGCGGCGGTGGAAACGGCGCTGCGCGCGGCGGGGCGGGCGCGGGTGCGCCTGACCCTCGCCGCGCAGGGCGAGCCGGCGGCGCCGATCCGGCTCTGA
- a CDS encoding GspE/PulE family protein, which yields MNDRRAGSPRLPDPVAATEPIDDAEAARRRAERLGLEYVDLGDFALDRALFESIPVELMFRYNFVPHSEREGRLKVVVADPTDVPAIDELELQLGRPLDVAVGAAASIQEILKRSESSQRVLDEASEELRIQVVREDEDGEEVLSIDRIAADQSPIIRLVDSVVFSALQRRASDIHIESRDREVVVKYRVDGVLYPAMTPLAKQYHQAIISRIKVMSELDISERRVPQDGRFKLRIKGRTIDFRVSIIPSVHGEDCVIRVLDKESASEKFQELSLDVCGFDPETLRKVRKFIREPYGMFLVTGPTGSGKTTTLYAALSEIYNSEDKIITIEDPVEYQLTGITQIPVNEKKGLTFARGLRSILRHDPDKVMVGEIRDEETDNIAIQSALTGHLVFTTVHANNVVDVLGRFLNMKVEPYNFVSALNCILAQRLVRLICPHCRTKVQPTDQQLLDSGLDPARDRGRDYYEGRGCVECNGTGYRGREAISELLDLSDRIREMILARRPAAEIRRRAIEEGMVPLRRSALGKVFAGRTTLREINKVTFVD from the coding sequence ATGAACGACAGACGCGCGGGCTCGCCCCGCCTTCCCGATCCGGTCGCGGCGACCGAGCCGATCGACGACGCCGAGGCGGCGCGGCGCCGCGCGGAGCGGCTGGGCCTCGAGTACGTGGACCTCGGCGACTTCGCGCTCGACCGCGCCCTCTTCGAGTCGATTCCCGTCGAGCTGATGTTCCGCTACAACTTCGTCCCGCACTCGGAGCGGGAGGGGCGGCTGAAGGTCGTCGTCGCCGACCCGACCGACGTGCCGGCGATCGACGAGCTGGAGCTGCAGCTCGGCCGTCCGCTCGACGTCGCCGTCGGCGCCGCGGCCTCGATCCAGGAGATCCTCAAGCGGAGCGAGTCGAGCCAGCGCGTGCTCGACGAGGCGAGCGAGGAGCTGCGGATCCAGGTCGTGCGGGAGGACGAGGACGGCGAGGAGGTGCTCTCGATCGACCGGATCGCGGCCGACCAGAGCCCGATCATCCGCCTCGTGGACTCGGTCGTCTTCAGCGCCCTGCAGCGGCGCGCGTCGGACATCCACATCGAGTCGCGCGACCGCGAGGTCGTCGTCAAGTACCGCGTGGACGGCGTGCTCTACCCGGCGATGACGCCGCTGGCCAAGCAGTACCACCAGGCGATCATCTCCCGCATCAAGGTCATGTCGGAGCTCGACATCTCCGAGCGCCGCGTTCCCCAGGACGGCCGCTTCAAGCTGCGGATCAAGGGGCGCACGATCGACTTCCGCGTCAGCATCATCCCCTCGGTCCACGGCGAGGACTGCGTGATCCGCGTCCTCGACAAGGAGTCGGCCTCGGAGAAGTTCCAGGAGCTCTCGCTCGACGTCTGCGGCTTCGACCCGGAGACGCTGCGCAAGGTGCGGAAGTTCATCCGCGAGCCGTACGGGATGTTCCTCGTCACCGGGCCGACCGGCTCGGGCAAGACGACGACCCTCTACGCCGCGCTCTCGGAGATCTACAACTCCGAGGACAAGATCATCACCATCGAGGACCCGGTGGAGTACCAGCTGACCGGGATCACGCAGATTCCGGTGAACGAGAAGAAGGGGCTGACCTTCGCCCGCGGCCTGCGCTCGATCCTGCGCCACGACCCGGACAAGGTGATGGTCGGCGAGATCCGCGACGAGGAGACGGACAACATCGCCATCCAGTCGGCGCTCACCGGGCACCTCGTCTTCACCACCGTCCACGCCAACAACGTCGTGGACGTGCTCGGCCGCTTCCTCAACATGAAGGTCGAGCCGTACAACTTCGTCTCCGCGCTGAACTGCATCCTCGCCCAGCGGCTGGTGCGGCTGATCTGCCCGCACTGCCGGACGAAGGTCCAGCCGACCGACCAGCAGCTGCTCGACTCCGGGCTCGACCCGGCGCGCGACCGCGGCCGCGACTACTACGAGGGGCGCGGCTGCGTCGAGTGCAACGGCACCGGCTACCGCGGGCGCGAGGCGATCTCCGAGCTGCTCGACCTGTCCGACCGGATCCGCGAGATGATCCTCGCCCGCCGGCCGGCCGCGGAGATCCGCCGCCGGGCGATCGAGGAGGGGATGGTCCCGCTGCGCCGGTCGGCGCTGGGAAAGGTCTTCGCGGGGCGCACGACGCTGCGCGAGATCAACAAAGTGACGTTCGTGGACTGA
- a CDS encoding type II secretion system GspH family protein, translated as MRAERRKRGRGFTLVELMIVVALIGLLVGIALPTYKHAQAKAKEAVLRENLFILRQTIDQYFADKGYYPASLQALVDEKYIRKLPVDPITRQADWEEVPADTGTNVDPNQPAGVWDVKSRAQGQTEDGVGYGEL; from the coding sequence ATGCGCGCCGAGCGAAGGAAACGCGGCCGCGGCTTCACGCTGGTCGAGCTGATGATCGTGGTGGCGCTGATCGGCCTGCTGGTCGGCATCGCCCTCCCGACCTACAAGCACGCCCAGGCGAAGGCCAAGGAGGCGGTGCTGCGGGAGAACCTGTTCATCCTGCGGCAGACGATCGACCAGTACTTCGCCGACAAGGGGTACTACCCGGCGAGCCTGCAGGCGCTCGTGGACGAGAAGTACATCCGCAAGCTGCCGGTGGACCCGATCACGCGCCAGGCGGACTGGGAGGAGGTCCCGGCCGACACCGGCACGAACGTCGATCCGAACCAGCCGGCGGGCGTGTGGGACGTGAAGAGCCGCGCCCAAGGACAGACCGAGGACGGCGTCGGCTACGGCGAACTCTAA
- a CDS encoding 4Fe-4S binding protein codes for MHAPRRPPIPPPLRAGSTGSARGSASGAATGAIPPPLRPGPAGRVLRRLDGVVRSPRGFRTFRARLAVQGFFAFFCLLLGWRFAGFVAAARAGAAELPARPTGVDAFLPIGGLVGLFDWLRNGRLNAVHPAATILLLLFLATAFLLRKSFCSWICPIGALSDALARLGRRLFGRNFRPPTALDVPLRAVKYGLLAFFVYVVAGMPAPLLASFVQSEYNRIADVKMYLFFARAGAATFVVLGVLAAASVLVQGAWCRYLCPYGALIGIFGRFSPVKVRRDAAKCTDCGVCDRVCPARLPVSKSAAVASFECTGCLDCLASCPARGALSVGTKRRRFGAPLFAALLLALFFAGWGAARLAGVWENRVPAADYRLLVPRAEQLAHPR; via the coding sequence ATGCACGCCCCCCGCCGACCGCCGATCCCGCCGCCGCTCCGTGCCGGTTCGACCGGCAGCGCGCGTGGATCGGCTTCGGGCGCCGCGACCGGCGCGATCCCGCCGCCGCTCCGCCCCGGTCCGGCGGGGCGCGTCCTTCGCCGGCTCGACGGCGTCGTCCGGTCGCCGCGCGGCTTCAGGACGTTCCGCGCGCGGCTCGCCGTGCAGGGGTTCTTCGCCTTCTTCTGCCTCCTGCTCGGCTGGCGCTTCGCCGGCTTCGTCGCCGCCGCGCGCGCCGGGGCGGCCGAACTCCCCGCGCGGCCGACCGGCGTGGACGCCTTCCTGCCGATCGGCGGCCTCGTCGGGTTGTTCGACTGGCTGCGCAACGGCCGCCTCAACGCGGTCCACCCCGCGGCGACCATCCTGCTGCTCCTCTTCCTCGCGACGGCGTTCCTGCTGCGGAAGTCGTTCTGCTCCTGGATCTGCCCGATCGGCGCCCTCTCCGACGCCCTGGCGCGGCTCGGCCGCCGCCTCTTCGGCCGCAACTTCCGCCCGCCGACGGCCCTCGACGTTCCGCTGCGCGCCGTCAAGTACGGGCTGCTCGCCTTCTTCGTCTACGTCGTCGCCGGAATGCCCGCGCCGCTGCTCGCGTCGTTCGTCCAATCCGAATACAACCGGATCGCCGACGTGAAGATGTATCTCTTCTTCGCCCGCGCCGGCGCGGCGACGTTCGTCGTCCTCGGCGTCCTCGCCGCGGCCTCCGTCCTCGTGCAGGGGGCGTGGTGCCGCTACCTCTGCCCCTACGGCGCGCTGATCGGGATCTTCGGCCGCTTCTCGCCGGTCAAGGTGCGGCGCGACGCCGCGAAATGCACCGACTGCGGCGTCTGCGACCGCGTCTGCCCGGCGCGCCTGCCGGTCTCGAAGAGCGCCGCGGTCGCCTCGTTCGAGTGCACCGGCTGCCTCGACTGCCTCGCCTCCTGCCCCGCCCGCGGCGCGCTGTCCGTCGGCACGAAGCGCCGCCGCTTCGGCGCGCCGCTCTTCGCGGCGCTGCTTCTCGCCCTCTTCTTCGCCGGCTGGGGCGCGGCGCGTCTCGCCGGCGTCTGGGAGAACCGCGTTCCCGCCGCCGACTACCGCCTGCTCGTCCCGCGCGCCGAACAACTCGCTCATCCGCGGTGA
- the dut gene encoding dUTP diphosphatase, with product MSADVKVMVRRLPHGEGLPLPAYATEGSAGMDLRAAVEAPVTIPAGGRAMVPTGLSVEIPRGFEGQVRGRSGLAARHGVGIPNAPGTIDSDYRGEVCVILANWGDQPFVVARGERIAQLVIAPVARAELVEVEELAVSERGAGGFGHTGRR from the coding sequence ATGAGCGCCGACGTGAAGGTCATGGTGCGGCGGCTGCCGCACGGCGAGGGGCTTCCTCTTCCGGCGTACGCCACCGAAGGCTCGGCGGGGATGGACCTCCGCGCCGCGGTCGAGGCGCCGGTGACGATTCCCGCCGGCGGGCGGGCGATGGTCCCGACGGGACTCTCGGTCGAGATCCCGCGCGGCTTCGAGGGGCAGGTCCGCGGCCGCTCCGGCCTCGCCGCGCGCCACGGCGTCGGCATCCCCAACGCGCCGGGCACGATCGACAGCGACTACCGCGGCGAAGTCTGCGTGATCCTCGCCAACTGGGGCGACCAGCCGTTCGTCGTCGCCCGCGGCGAGCGGATCGCGCAGCTCGTGATCGCGCCGGTCGCGCGCGCCGAACTGGTCGAGGTCGAGGAGCTGGCCGTCTCCGAGCGGGGCGCGGGCGGCTTCGGCCACACCGGACGCCGCTGA
- a CDS encoding insulinase family protein has translation MVERERLPNGLTFVFEDVPGVRSASVGVWLRIGSRHEPPRLSGACHFVEHMLFKGTETRSAREISLLSDRIGGNLDAFTTKETTCFYARALEEHLPLAVDLLADIVRRPRFDAEETERERKVILEEIRMVNDSPEERIYDLFCERFWPDHPLGRPIQGTEETVGGLSRRAVLGWFRRAYVPGNIVVAAAGRLGARRRAAIKRAFADLPKGTPARRGGTPRFEPGIAVERRREMEQTQLLLGVPSLPAGDKRRFALHVLNTLLGGSLSSRLFQRIREERGLAYSVGSQTQSFDRAGLFTVYAGVSPENAAKVVRLALGEMRDLAERAPSAEEVDLARDHLKGNMLLSLESTSSRMSRAAREEMTLGRSVTVREMSDALDAVGPRQVRDLAERLFAGQSAALAVCGRVGRLGLRGKDLEL, from the coding sequence ATGGTCGAGCGCGAGCGGCTTCCCAACGGTCTGACTTTCGTCTTCGAGGACGTCCCCGGAGTCCGCTCCGCGAGCGTCGGCGTCTGGCTGCGGATCGGCAGCCGCCACGAGCCGCCGCGCCTCTCCGGCGCCTGCCACTTCGTCGAGCACATGCTCTTCAAGGGGACCGAGACGCGGAGCGCGCGCGAGATCTCGCTGCTCTCCGACCGGATCGGCGGCAACCTCGACGCCTTCACGACGAAGGAGACGACCTGCTTCTACGCCCGCGCGCTCGAGGAGCACCTGCCGCTGGCCGTGGACCTGCTCGCGGACATCGTCCGCCGTCCGCGCTTCGACGCCGAAGAGACGGAGCGGGAACGGAAGGTGATCCTCGAGGAGATCCGGATGGTCAACGACTCGCCGGAGGAGCGGATCTACGACCTCTTCTGCGAGCGCTTCTGGCCGGACCATCCGCTCGGGCGCCCGATTCAGGGAACCGAGGAGACGGTCGGCGGGCTGAGCCGCCGCGCGGTCCTCGGTTGGTTCCGGCGCGCCTACGTGCCGGGGAACATCGTCGTCGCCGCGGCGGGCCGCCTCGGCGCGCGCCGCCGCGCGGCGATCAAGCGCGCCTTCGCCGACCTGCCGAAGGGGACGCCGGCGCGCCGCGGCGGGACGCCGCGCTTCGAGCCGGGGATCGCGGTCGAGCGGCGGCGGGAGATGGAGCAGACGCAGCTGCTGCTCGGCGTGCCTTCGCTCCCCGCGGGGGACAAGCGGCGCTTCGCGCTCCACGTGCTGAACACGCTGCTCGGCGGCAGCCTTTCCTCGCGCCTCTTCCAGCGGATCCGCGAGGAGCGCGGCCTCGCCTACTCGGTCGGCTCGCAGACGCAGAGCTTCGACCGCGCCGGGCTGTTCACCGTCTACGCCGGCGTCTCGCCGGAGAACGCGGCGAAGGTCGTGCGCCTCGCCCTCGGCGAGATGCGCGACCTGGCGGAACGGGCGCCGAGCGCCGAGGAGGTCGATCTGGCGCGCGACCACCTCAAGGGGAACATGCTCCTCTCGCTCGAATCGACGTCGAGCCGGATGAGCCGCGCCGCGCGCGAGGAGATGACGCTCGGCCGCTCCGTCACCGTGCGGGAGATGAGCGACGCGCTCGACGCCGTCGGGCCGCGTCAGGTGCGCGACCTCGCCGAGCGGCTCTTCGCCGGCCAGAGCGCCGCGCTCGCCGTCTGCGGCCGCGTCGGGCGGCTGGGACTGCGCGGGAAGGACCTCGAACTATGA